The following are encoded in a window of Saccharothrix longispora genomic DNA:
- a CDS encoding DUF6069 family protein: MADRVGDSRARHAEDPVDRSGPEPPHEREPGPFSVARLWAGGAATALVAALVSLTGLLTARDLFDAVVLAPKGPDAWGQAEVVTHALVAAACAFAATGLLEVLLPTTPDAVRSFTWIALLVAGLAAVLPLEPALPLADRVATAVVDGAIGVVITVCLRDVARRSRAESPSRR, from the coding sequence ATGGCCGACCGCGTGGGCGACTCCCGCGCCCGCCACGCCGAAGACCCCGTCGACCGCTCGGGACCGGAGCCTCCGCACGAGCGCGAGCCGGGACCGTTCTCCGTCGCACGCCTGTGGGCGGGCGGGGCCGCGACGGCCCTCGTGGCGGCGCTCGTGTCGCTCACCGGTCTCCTGACCGCCCGCGACCTGTTCGACGCCGTCGTGCTGGCCCCGAAGGGCCCCGACGCCTGGGGGCAGGCCGAGGTGGTCACCCACGCCCTGGTCGCCGCCGCGTGCGCGTTCGCCGCCACCGGCCTGCTGGAGGTGCTGCTCCCGACCACGCCCGACGCGGTCCGCTCCTTCACCTGGATCGCGCTGCTGGTGGCCGGGCTCGCCGCGGTGCTGCCGCTGGAACCGGCGCTGCCCCTCGCCGACCGGGTGGCGACCGCCGTGGTCGACGGCGCGATCGGCGTCGTGATCACCGTCTGCCTGCGCGACGTCGCCCGGCGCTCCCGCGCCGAGTCCCCGAGCCGGCGGTGA
- a CDS encoding metal-sensitive transcriptional regulator, giving the protein MELEQDVVTDVLKRLRRAQGQVGGLIQMIEGGRDCKDVIVQLAAVSRALDRAGLKLVMSGLQQCLSEGSEQSEVDRAQLEKLFLSLT; this is encoded by the coding sequence TTGGAGCTTGAACAGGACGTGGTGACCGACGTGCTCAAGCGCCTGCGCCGTGCGCAGGGGCAGGTGGGCGGGCTCATCCAGATGATCGAAGGCGGGCGGGACTGCAAGGACGTGATCGTCCAGCTCGCCGCGGTGTCCCGGGCGCTGGACCGCGCCGGGCTGAAGCTCGTGATGAGCGGTCTGCAGCAGTGCCTGTCCGAGGGGTCGGAGCAGTCCGAGGTCGACCGCGCCCAGTTGGAGAAGCTGTTCCTGAGCCTGACCTGA
- a CDS encoding HPF/RaiA family ribosome-associated protein — translation MSRVHEILNIQTELATGVPADAAEYARAKVEAVAKYAPADVLFARVRLTTDGPRSVVAHASLDVNGTPVNAEATADTYQEAVDLLHDRLQHQLAGKGR, via the coding sequence ATGAGCCGAGTGCACGAGATCCTCAACATCCAGACCGAACTCGCCACCGGCGTCCCCGCCGACGCCGCCGAGTACGCCCGCGCGAAGGTGGAGGCGGTCGCCAAGTACGCACCCGCCGACGTCCTCTTCGCCCGGGTCCGGTTGACCACGGACGGACCGCGATCGGTCGTCGCGCACGCCTCGCTGGACGTCAACGGCACGCCCGTCAACGCCGAGGCCACCGCGGACACCTACCAGGAGGCGGTGGACCTGCTCCACGACCGCCTCCAGCACCAGCTCGCCGGCAAGGGCCGCTGA